From a single Arachis hypogaea cultivar Tifrunner chromosome 3, arahy.Tifrunner.gnm2.J5K5, whole genome shotgun sequence genomic region:
- the LOC112789140 gene encoding B-box zinc finger protein 19, with product MRTLCDVCENAAAILFCAADEAALCRSCDDKVHMCNKLASRHVRVGLADPSDVPRCDICENAPAFFYCEIDGSSLCLQCDMIVHVGGKRTHERYLLLRQRIEFPSDKTGGLDEFGLQTLDQNEPRRDQSQSIKLNARDNHQSHNHKVISVTMLENNIDGHRKVDKKLFDLNTRPQRINGSTSNNLDKDILGSNNHDSIGVVPVELFKQEAEK from the exons ATGAGAACCCTGTGCGACGTATGCGAAAACGCCGCTGCAATTTTATTCTGCGCCGCCGACGAGGCCGCTCTTTGCCGCTCTTGCGATGACAAG GTCCACATGTGTAACAAACTTGCTAGTAGACATGTTCGAGTTGGACTTGCTGATCCTAGTGATGTTCCTcgatgtgatatatgtgaaaatgcACCTG CTTTCTTTTACTGTGAGATAGACGGTAGTTCGTTGTGTCTACAATGTGATATGATAGTACATGTTGGTGGTAAAAGAACTCATGAAAGGTATCTCTTGTTGAGACAGAGAATTGAG TTTCCAAGTGACAAAACTGGTGGATTGGATGAATTTGGATTGCAAACTTTGGATCAAAATGAACCAAGGAGAGACCAGAGTCAATCAATCAAGCTGAATGCAAGAGATAACCACCAGAGTCACAATCACAAGGTTATATCAGTTACAATGCTAGAAAATAATATTGATGGTCATAGAAAAGTGGACAAAAAACTGTTTGATCTTAATACCAGGCCACAACGGATAAATGGTTCAACATCAAACAACCTG GATAAGGATATATTGGgcagtaataatcatgattcTATTGGTGTTGTACCGGTAGAATTGTTCAAACAAGAAGCTGAGAAGTAA
- the LOC112789141 gene encoding fructose-bisphosphate aldolase 1, chloroplastic: protein MASASASATLLKSSPVLDKSEWVKGQTLRQTAVSLARTNSATPSPSALTIRAGSYADELVKTAKTIASPGRGILAMDESNATCGKRLASIGLENTEANRQAYRTLLVAAPGLGQFISGAILFEETLYQSTVDGKKIVDLLKEQSIVPGIKVDKGLVPLAGSNDESWCQGLDGLASRSAAYYQQGARFAKWRTVVSIPNGPSALAVKEAAWGLARYAAISQDNGLVPIVEPEILLDGEHGIDRTFEVAKKVWAEVFFYLAENNVQFEGILLKPSMVTPGAESKDRASPQKVADYTLKLLHSRIPPAVPGIMFLSGGQSEVEATLNLNAMNQSPNPWHVSFSYARALQNTCLKTWGGRPENVKAAQDALLFRAKSNSLAQLGKYTGDGESEEAKKELFVKGYSY from the exons ATGGCCTCAGCATCAGCATCAGCAACTCTTCTCAAGTCATCCCCAGTTCTTGACAAGTCTGAGTGGGTTAAAGGCCAAACACTTCGCCAAACTGCGGTGTCTCTTGCAAGAACCAACTCTGCCACCCCATCACCATCAGCACTCACCATCAGAGCTGGTTCCTATGCCGATGAGCTCGTCAAGACCGCG AAAACTATTGCTTCACCTGGGCGAGGGATTTTGGCCATGGATGAGTCAAATGCAACCTGTGGGAAGCGTTTGGCCTCAATTGGGCTAGAGAACACTGAAGCTAACCGCCAAGCATACCGTACCCTCCTTGTGGCAGCACCAGGCCTTGGTCAGTTCATCTCCGGTGCCATTCTCTTTGAGGAAACTCTCTACCAATCCACCGTTGATGGCAAGAAAATTGTTGATTTACTTAAAGAGCAAAGCATTGTTCCTGGTATCAAAGTCGACAAG GGTTTGGTGCCCTTGGCTGGTTCCAATGATGAGTCATGGTGCCAAGGTTTGGATGGTCTTGCCTCTCGCTCAGCCGCATACTACCAGCAAGGTGCTCGTTTCGCCAAATG GCGCACTGTTGTGAGCATACCCAATGGTCCCTCTGCTTTGGCTGTCAAGGAAGCAGCATGGGGTTTGGCTCGCTATGCAGCCATTTCTCAG GACAATGGCTTGGTCCCAATTGTGGAGCCAGAGATCTTGCTTGATGGTGAACATGGCATTGACAGGACTTTTGAGGTAGCGAAAAAGGTTTGGGCTGAGGTTTTCTTCTACCTTGCTGAGAACAATGTCCAGTTTGAGGGTATCCTCCTTAAGCCTAGCATGGTTACTCCTGGAGCTGAGTCCAAAGACAGGGCCTCTCCTCAAAAAGTTGCTGACTACACACTCAAGCTCCTTCACAGCAGAATTCCCCCGGCCGTCCCCGGAATTATG TTCTTGTCAGGTGGACAATCTGAGGTGGAAGCAACCCTCAACTTGAATGCAATGAACCAATCTCCAAACCCATGGCATGTGTCCTTCTCATATGCCAGAGCCCTCCAAAACACTTGCTTGAAGACATGGGGAGGCCGTCCGGAGAATGTCAAGGCTGCTCAAGATGCCCTCCTTTTCCGTGCCAAGTCCAACTCACTTGCTCAGCTTGGAAAGTACACCGGCGACGGCGAATCTGAGGAAGCCAAGAAAGAGTTGTTTGTGAAGGGCTACTCCTACTAA
- the LOC112789142 gene encoding fructose-bisphosphate aldolase 1, chloroplastic isoform X2, whose translation MDESNATCGKRLASIGLENTEANRQAYRTLLVSAPGLGQFISGAILFEETLYQSTVDGKKIVDVLVEQNIVPGIKVDKGLVPLAGSNDESWCQGLDGLASRSAAYYQQGARFAKWRTVVSIPNGPSALAVKEAAWGLARYAAISQDNGLVPIVEPEILLDGEHGIDRTFEVAKKVWAEVFFYLAENNVQFEGILLKPSMVTPGAESKDRASPQKVADYTLKLLHSRIPPAVPGIMFLSGGQSEVEATLNLNAMNQSPNPWHVSFSYARALQNTCLKTWGGRPENVKAAQDALLFRAKSNSLAQLGKYTGEGESEEAKKELFVKGYSY comes from the exons ATGGATGAGTCGAATGCTACCTGTGGGAAGCGTTTGGCTTCAATTGGGTTAGAGAACACCGAAGCTAACCGCCAAGCATACCGTACCCTGCTTGTGTCAGCACCAGGCCTTGGTCAGTTCATATCTGGCGCCATTCTCTTTGAGGAAACTCTCTACCAATCCACCGTTGATGGCAAGAAGATTGTTGATGTACTTGTTGAGCAAAACATTGTTCCCGGTATCAAAGTTGACAAG GGTTTGGTGCCATTGGCTGGTTCCAATGATGAGTCATGGTGCCAAGGTTTGGATGGTCTTGCCTCTCGTTCAGCTGCATACTACCAGCAAGGTGCTCGTTTCGCCAAATG GCGTACCGTTGTGAGCATCCCCAATGGTCCTTCTGCTCTTGCAGTTAAGGAAGCAGCCTGGGGTCTGGCTCGCTATGCTGCCATTTCTCAG GACAATGGCTTGGTCCCAATTGTGGAGCCAGAGATCTTGCTTGATGGTGAACATGGCATTGACAGGACTTTTGAGGTAGCGAAAAAGGTTTGGGCTGAGGTATTCTTCTACCTTGCTGAGAACAATGTCCAGTTTGAGGGTATCCTCCTTAAGCCTAGCATGGTTACTCCTGGAGCCGAGTCCAAGGACAGGGCCTCTCCTCAGAAAGTTGCTGACTACACACTCAAGCTTCTTCACAGCAGAATTCCTCCGGCCGTCCCCGGAATTATG TTCTTGTCTGGTGGACAATCTGAGGTGGAAGCAACTCTCAACTTGAACGCAATGAACCAATCTCCAAACCCATGGCATGTGTCCTTCTCATATGCCAGAGCCCTCCAAAACACTTGCTTGAAGACATGGGGAGGCCGTCCGGAGAATGTCAAGGCTGCTCAAGATGCCCTCCTTTTCCGTGCCAAGTCTAACTCGCTTGCTCAGCTTGGAAAGTACACCGGCGAGGGCGAATCCGAGGAGGCCAAGAAGGAGTTGTTTGTGAAGGGCTACTCCTACTAA
- the LOC112789142 gene encoding fructose-bisphosphate aldolase 1, chloroplastic isoform X1, with protein sequence MASASASATLLKSSPVLDKSEWVKGQTLRQTAVSLARTNSATPSPLTIRAGSYADELVKTAKTIASPGRGILAMDESNATCGKRLASIGLENTEANRQAYRTLLVSAPGLGQFISGAILFEETLYQSTVDGKKIVDVLVEQNIVPGIKVDKGLVPLAGSNDESWCQGLDGLASRSAAYYQQGARFAKWRTVVSIPNGPSALAVKEAAWGLARYAAISQDNGLVPIVEPEILLDGEHGIDRTFEVAKKVWAEVFFYLAENNVQFEGILLKPSMVTPGAESKDRASPQKVADYTLKLLHSRIPPAVPGIMFLSGGQSEVEATLNLNAMNQSPNPWHVSFSYARALQNTCLKTWGGRPENVKAAQDALLFRAKSNSLAQLGKYTGEGESEEAKKELFVKGYSY encoded by the exons atggcctcagcATCAGCATCAGCAACTCTTCTAAAATCATCCCCAGTTCTTGACAAGTCTGAGTGGGTTAAAGGCCAAACACTTCGCCAAACTGCAGTGTCTCTTGCAAGAACTAACTCTGccaccccttcaccactcaccaTCAGAGCTGGTTCCTATGCCGACGAGCTCGTAAAGACCGCC AAAACTATTGCCTCACCGGGGCGTGGTATTCTGGCCATGGATGAGTCGAATGCTACCTGTGGGAAGCGTTTGGCTTCAATTGGGTTAGAGAACACCGAAGCTAACCGCCAAGCATACCGTACCCTGCTTGTGTCAGCACCAGGCCTTGGTCAGTTCATATCTGGCGCCATTCTCTTTGAGGAAACTCTCTACCAATCCACCGTTGATGGCAAGAAGATTGTTGATGTACTTGTTGAGCAAAACATTGTTCCCGGTATCAAAGTTGACAAG GGTTTGGTGCCATTGGCTGGTTCCAATGATGAGTCATGGTGCCAAGGTTTGGATGGTCTTGCCTCTCGTTCAGCTGCATACTACCAGCAAGGTGCTCGTTTCGCCAAATG GCGTACCGTTGTGAGCATCCCCAATGGTCCTTCTGCTCTTGCAGTTAAGGAAGCAGCCTGGGGTCTGGCTCGCTATGCTGCCATTTCTCAG GACAATGGCTTGGTCCCAATTGTGGAGCCAGAGATCTTGCTTGATGGTGAACATGGCATTGACAGGACTTTTGAGGTAGCGAAAAAGGTTTGGGCTGAGGTATTCTTCTACCTTGCTGAGAACAATGTCCAGTTTGAGGGTATCCTCCTTAAGCCTAGCATGGTTACTCCTGGAGCCGAGTCCAAGGACAGGGCCTCTCCTCAGAAAGTTGCTGACTACACACTCAAGCTTCTTCACAGCAGAATTCCTCCGGCCGTCCCCGGAATTATG TTCTTGTCTGGTGGACAATCTGAGGTGGAAGCAACTCTCAACTTGAACGCAATGAACCAATCTCCAAACCCATGGCATGTGTCCTTCTCATATGCCAGAGCCCTCCAAAACACTTGCTTGAAGACATGGGGAGGCCGTCCGGAGAATGTCAAGGCTGCTCAAGATGCCCTCCTTTTCCGTGCCAAGTCTAACTCGCTTGCTCAGCTTGGAAAGTACACCGGCGAGGGCGAATCCGAGGAGGCCAAGAAGGAGTTGTTTGTGAAGGGCTACTCCTACTAA